A single window of Myripristis murdjan chromosome 21, fMyrMur1.1, whole genome shotgun sequence DNA harbors:
- the LOC115380385 gene encoding rho GTPase-activating protein 6 isoform X1, translating into MSAQGLFSSVFSCSPSSKTASKRKLRQTRSLDPALMRHYGTDAEDTSEKGDFTWNSVSGRSVGLKPVPLQCLSELERVRLRDVAFSRLLQECDLGCQITIPKYGQKHKKSLRRKLDSLSKEKSKDKDTLPQAFGIPLSQVISNDRAHKQRHDPQREEHRDPSDLMLSFLQLTANSKRANKELSSSNSSLSSTSETPNESPLWSTPEVAPRTHRRGGVSVDCITDLDDNQSRLLEALQLSLPVEAASGRKKHHDKKLSLNPIYRQVPRVVDSCCQHLEKYGLHTVGIFRVGSSKKRVRQLREEFDQGMEVPLDEEHSVHDVAALLKEFLRDMPDPLLTRELYTAFINTMLLDYSDQESAIQLLIFLLPPCNSDTLQCLLHFLATVAAHAEDSIDEEGREVTGNKMTSLNLATIFGPNLLHKLKNSDKEFVVQSFARAEESTAIISVVQWMINAYDTLFMVPADLQNEVLMSLLETDPDVVDYLLRRKASQYSSPSLRRSEESFSPAERHLSSDSNKASSGEVSPYDNNSPVLSDQLLRKCQEAPAGHFWEAWHAMLSKDSADHQITGSHGDVSECESYGSSEGLNSHQGNNKLPVRRTQTSLGLPERRPHLPVTRSSSGPHDQRGQRQQESSLHQGLSGQSAAMSSEDLAGRTRHPACLTIKGRAGGWAPLKYSGPLRETHISHSTPSLSMYHPGGLNTQAPLQSPQGSSQTPQSVDPGSASNLEEGKTPNTPDMQSERWHIWQILSTDNPDALPETLV; encoded by the exons ATGTCCGCGCAAGGCTTGTTCAGTAGTGTTTTCTCATGCTCACCAAGCTCCAAAACTGCCTCCAAACGCAAACTGAGGCAGACGAGAAGCCTGGACCCGGCGTTAATGCGACATTATGGCACCGACGCGGAGGACACATCGGAAAAG GGTGACTTCACCTGGAACAGCGTGTCAGGGCGGAGTGTTGGCCTGAAGCCTGTCCCCCTGCAATGCCTCTCAGAGCTGGAGCGTGTTCGCCTACGGGATGTGGCCTTCAGCCGATTGCTCCAGGAGTGCGACCTGGGCTGCCAGATCACCATCCCTaaat atggcCAAAAGCATAAGAAGTCGCTAAGGAGAAAGTTGGATTCATTATCTAAGGAGAAGAGCAAAGACAAAG ACACTCTGCCTCAGGCGTTTGGCATACCGCTATCGCAGGTCATATCCAATGACCGTGCACACAAGCAGCGGCATGATCCCCAGCGGGAGGAGCACAGGGACCCCAGTGATCTGATGCTATCCTTCCTCCAACTCACTGCCAACTCCAAAAGGGCCAACAAAGAGCTCTCCAGCAGCAACTCCTCCCTGAGCTCCACCTCGGAGACGCCTAATGAATCACCTCTGTGGAGCACACCCGAGGTTGCACCACGGACACACAGGAGG GGCGGAGTGTCTGTGGATTGCATCACTGACCTCGATGATAACCAGTCTCGGCTCCTGGAGGCCCTCCAGCTGTCTCTGCCTGTGGAGGCGGCCAGTGGCAGGAAGAAACACCACGACAAAAAGCTGAGCCTTAACCCTATTTACAGACAGGTGCCCAGAGTAGTGGATAGCTGCTGCCAGCACCTGGAAAAATATG GTCTACACACTGTCGGCATTTTCCGTGTTGGGAGCTCTAAGAAGAGAGTTCGTCAG CTTCGTGAAGAGTTTGACCAGGGAATGGAGGTACCGCTGGATGAGGAGCACAGTGTCCATGATGTAGCCGCATTGCTAAAAGAGTTTCTCAGAGACATGCCCGACCCGCTGCTGACCAGAGAGCTTTACACAGCCTTCATCAACACAATGT TGTTGGACTATTCAGACCAAGAGAGCGCCATCCAGCTCCTGATATTTCTGCTTCCTCCCTGTAATAGCGACACACTGCAgtgcctcctccacttcctggCCACTGTGGCTGCACATGCTGAGGACAGCATTGACGAGGAGGGACGGGAG GTGACAGGAAACAAGATGACCTCACTCAATCTAGCTACTATCTTTGGACCCAACCTTTTGCACAAGCTAAAGAACTCAGACAAAGAGTTTGTGGTCCAGAGTTTTGCCCGTGCAGAGGAGAGTACAGCCATTATCAGTGTGGTCCAATGGATGATCAACGCATATGATACACTCTTTATG GTTCCCGCTGATCTACAGAATGAGGTTCTGATGAGTTTGCTAGAGACTGATCCCGATGTTGTAGATTACTTACTGCGGAGGAAGGCCTCTCAGTACTC aagccccagcctTCGGAGATCAGAGGAGTCCTTTtctcctgcagagagacattTATCCAGTGACTCCAACAAAGCATCTAGTGGAGAGGTGTCTCCCTATGACAACAACTCCCCTGTCCTGTCAGATCAACTGCTGCGTAAGTGCCAAG AGGCTCCAGCTGGACATTTCTGGGAAGCCTGGCATGCAATGCTGAGCAAAGACTCAGCCGACCATCAGATCACTG GTTCCCATGGGGATGTGTCGGAATGCGAGTCCTATGGATCGTCAGAGGGCCTCAACAGTCACCAAGGTAACAACAAGCTGCCTGTCAGACGAACGCAGACCTCATTGGGTTTGCCGGAGCGCAGGCCACACCTCCCCGTGACTCGCAGCAGCAGTGGTCCTCATGAccagagaggacagagacagcaggAATCATCATTACATCAGGGGCTAAgcggccaatcagcagccatGAGCTCAGAGGACTTAGCAGGAAGGACAAGAcaccctgcctgtctcaccATCAAGGGCAGGGCAGGTGGTTGGGCTCCCCTTAAGTACTCTGGACCTCTTAGAGAAACCCATATTTCTCACTCCACACCCTCCCTCTCCATGTATCATCCTGGAGGTCTCAACACACAAGCCCCACTACAGTCACCACAGGGCAGCAGCCAGACCCCCCAGAGTGTGGATCCAGGGTCTGCCTCTAATCTCGAGGAAGGAAAGACCCCCAACACTCCAGACATGCAGAGCGAGAGGTGGCATATATGGCAAATACTGTCAACGGATAATCCAGACGCCCTGCCGGAAACCTTAGTGTGA
- the LOC115380385 gene encoding rho GTPase-activating protein 6 isoform X3, whose amino-acid sequence MGEPLLQRRITYLGDFTWNSVSGRSVGLKPVPLQCLSELERVRLRDVAFSRLLQECDLGCQITIPKYGQKHKKSLRRKLDSLSKEKSKDKDTLPQAFGIPLSQVISNDRAHKQRHDPQREEHRDPSDLMLSFLQLTANSKRANKELSSSNSSLSSTSETPNESPLWSTPEVAPRTHRRGGVSVDCITDLDDNQSRLLEALQLSLPVEAASGRKKHHDKKLSLNPIYRQVPRVVDSCCQHLEKYGLHTVGIFRVGSSKKRVRQLREEFDQGMEVPLDEEHSVHDVAALLKEFLRDMPDPLLTRELYTAFINTMLLDYSDQESAIQLLIFLLPPCNSDTLQCLLHFLATVAAHAEDSIDEEGREVTGNKMTSLNLATIFGPNLLHKLKNSDKEFVVQSFARAEESTAIISVVQWMINAYDTLFMVPADLQNEVLMSLLETDPDVVDYLLRRKASQYSSPSLRRSEESFSPAERHLSSDSNKASSGEVSPYDNNSPVLSDQLLRKCQEAPAGHFWEAWHAMLSKDSADHQITGSHGDVSECESYGSSEGLNSHQGNNKLPVRRTQTSLGLPERRPHLPVTRSSSGPHDQRGQRQQESSLHQGLSGQSAAMSSEDLAGRTRHPACLTIKGRAGGWAPLKYSGPLRETHISHSTPSLSMYHPGGLNTQAPLQSPQGSSQTPQSVDPGSASNLEEGKTPNTPDMQSERWHIWQILSTDNPDALPETLV is encoded by the exons ATGGGGGAGCCACTTCTCCAGAGACGCATCACTTACCTC GGTGACTTCACCTGGAACAGCGTGTCAGGGCGGAGTGTTGGCCTGAAGCCTGTCCCCCTGCAATGCCTCTCAGAGCTGGAGCGTGTTCGCCTACGGGATGTGGCCTTCAGCCGATTGCTCCAGGAGTGCGACCTGGGCTGCCAGATCACCATCCCTaaat atggcCAAAAGCATAAGAAGTCGCTAAGGAGAAAGTTGGATTCATTATCTAAGGAGAAGAGCAAAGACAAAG ACACTCTGCCTCAGGCGTTTGGCATACCGCTATCGCAGGTCATATCCAATGACCGTGCACACAAGCAGCGGCATGATCCCCAGCGGGAGGAGCACAGGGACCCCAGTGATCTGATGCTATCCTTCCTCCAACTCACTGCCAACTCCAAAAGGGCCAACAAAGAGCTCTCCAGCAGCAACTCCTCCCTGAGCTCCACCTCGGAGACGCCTAATGAATCACCTCTGTGGAGCACACCCGAGGTTGCACCACGGACACACAGGAGG GGCGGAGTGTCTGTGGATTGCATCACTGACCTCGATGATAACCAGTCTCGGCTCCTGGAGGCCCTCCAGCTGTCTCTGCCTGTGGAGGCGGCCAGTGGCAGGAAGAAACACCACGACAAAAAGCTGAGCCTTAACCCTATTTACAGACAGGTGCCCAGAGTAGTGGATAGCTGCTGCCAGCACCTGGAAAAATATG GTCTACACACTGTCGGCATTTTCCGTGTTGGGAGCTCTAAGAAGAGAGTTCGTCAG CTTCGTGAAGAGTTTGACCAGGGAATGGAGGTACCGCTGGATGAGGAGCACAGTGTCCATGATGTAGCCGCATTGCTAAAAGAGTTTCTCAGAGACATGCCCGACCCGCTGCTGACCAGAGAGCTTTACACAGCCTTCATCAACACAATGT TGTTGGACTATTCAGACCAAGAGAGCGCCATCCAGCTCCTGATATTTCTGCTTCCTCCCTGTAATAGCGACACACTGCAgtgcctcctccacttcctggCCACTGTGGCTGCACATGCTGAGGACAGCATTGACGAGGAGGGACGGGAG GTGACAGGAAACAAGATGACCTCACTCAATCTAGCTACTATCTTTGGACCCAACCTTTTGCACAAGCTAAAGAACTCAGACAAAGAGTTTGTGGTCCAGAGTTTTGCCCGTGCAGAGGAGAGTACAGCCATTATCAGTGTGGTCCAATGGATGATCAACGCATATGATACACTCTTTATG GTTCCCGCTGATCTACAGAATGAGGTTCTGATGAGTTTGCTAGAGACTGATCCCGATGTTGTAGATTACTTACTGCGGAGGAAGGCCTCTCAGTACTC aagccccagcctTCGGAGATCAGAGGAGTCCTTTtctcctgcagagagacattTATCCAGTGACTCCAACAAAGCATCTAGTGGAGAGGTGTCTCCCTATGACAACAACTCCCCTGTCCTGTCAGATCAACTGCTGCGTAAGTGCCAAG AGGCTCCAGCTGGACATTTCTGGGAAGCCTGGCATGCAATGCTGAGCAAAGACTCAGCCGACCATCAGATCACTG GTTCCCATGGGGATGTGTCGGAATGCGAGTCCTATGGATCGTCAGAGGGCCTCAACAGTCACCAAGGTAACAACAAGCTGCCTGTCAGACGAACGCAGACCTCATTGGGTTTGCCGGAGCGCAGGCCACACCTCCCCGTGACTCGCAGCAGCAGTGGTCCTCATGAccagagaggacagagacagcaggAATCATCATTACATCAGGGGCTAAgcggccaatcagcagccatGAGCTCAGAGGACTTAGCAGGAAGGACAAGAcaccctgcctgtctcaccATCAAGGGCAGGGCAGGTGGTTGGGCTCCCCTTAAGTACTCTGGACCTCTTAGAGAAACCCATATTTCTCACTCCACACCCTCCCTCTCCATGTATCATCCTGGAGGTCTCAACACACAAGCCCCACTACAGTCACCACAGGGCAGCAGCCAGACCCCCCAGAGTGTGGATCCAGGGTCTGCCTCTAATCTCGAGGAAGGAAAGACCCCCAACACTCCAGACATGCAGAGCGAGAGGTGGCATATATGGCAAATACTGTCAACGGATAATCCAGACGCCCTGCCGGAAACCTTAGTGTGA
- the LOC115380385 gene encoding rho GTPase-activating protein 6 isoform X2 has translation MSAQGLFSSVFSCSPSSKTASKRKLRQTRSLDPALMRHYGTDAEDTSEKGDFTWNSVSGRSVGLKPVPLQCLSELERVRLRDVAFSRLLQECDLGCQITIPKYGQKHKKSLRRKLDSLSKEKSKDKDTLPQAFGIPLSQVISNDRAHKQRHDPQREEHRDPSDLMLSFLQLTANSKRANKELSSSNSSLSSTSETPNESPLWSTPEVAPRTHRRGGVSVDCITDLDDNQSRLLEALQLSLPVEAASGRKKHHDKKLSLNPIYRQVPRVVDSCCQHLEKYGLHTVGIFRVGSSKKRVRQLREEFDQGMEVPLDEEHSVHDVAALLKEFLRDMPDPLLTRELYTAFINTMLLDYSDQESAIQLLIFLLPPCNSDTLQCLLHFLATVAAHAEDSIDEEGREVTGNKMTSLNLATIFGPNLLHKLKNSDKEFVVQSFARAEESTAIISVVQWMINAYDTLFMVPADLQNEVLMSLLETDPDVVDYLLRRKASQYSSPSLRRSEESFSPAERHLSSDSNKASSGEVSPYDNNSPVLSDQLLQAPAGHFWEAWHAMLSKDSADHQITGSHGDVSECESYGSSEGLNSHQGNNKLPVRRTQTSLGLPERRPHLPVTRSSSGPHDQRGQRQQESSLHQGLSGQSAAMSSEDLAGRTRHPACLTIKGRAGGWAPLKYSGPLRETHISHSTPSLSMYHPGGLNTQAPLQSPQGSSQTPQSVDPGSASNLEEGKTPNTPDMQSERWHIWQILSTDNPDALPETLV, from the exons ATGTCCGCGCAAGGCTTGTTCAGTAGTGTTTTCTCATGCTCACCAAGCTCCAAAACTGCCTCCAAACGCAAACTGAGGCAGACGAGAAGCCTGGACCCGGCGTTAATGCGACATTATGGCACCGACGCGGAGGACACATCGGAAAAG GGTGACTTCACCTGGAACAGCGTGTCAGGGCGGAGTGTTGGCCTGAAGCCTGTCCCCCTGCAATGCCTCTCAGAGCTGGAGCGTGTTCGCCTACGGGATGTGGCCTTCAGCCGATTGCTCCAGGAGTGCGACCTGGGCTGCCAGATCACCATCCCTaaat atggcCAAAAGCATAAGAAGTCGCTAAGGAGAAAGTTGGATTCATTATCTAAGGAGAAGAGCAAAGACAAAG ACACTCTGCCTCAGGCGTTTGGCATACCGCTATCGCAGGTCATATCCAATGACCGTGCACACAAGCAGCGGCATGATCCCCAGCGGGAGGAGCACAGGGACCCCAGTGATCTGATGCTATCCTTCCTCCAACTCACTGCCAACTCCAAAAGGGCCAACAAAGAGCTCTCCAGCAGCAACTCCTCCCTGAGCTCCACCTCGGAGACGCCTAATGAATCACCTCTGTGGAGCACACCCGAGGTTGCACCACGGACACACAGGAGG GGCGGAGTGTCTGTGGATTGCATCACTGACCTCGATGATAACCAGTCTCGGCTCCTGGAGGCCCTCCAGCTGTCTCTGCCTGTGGAGGCGGCCAGTGGCAGGAAGAAACACCACGACAAAAAGCTGAGCCTTAACCCTATTTACAGACAGGTGCCCAGAGTAGTGGATAGCTGCTGCCAGCACCTGGAAAAATATG GTCTACACACTGTCGGCATTTTCCGTGTTGGGAGCTCTAAGAAGAGAGTTCGTCAG CTTCGTGAAGAGTTTGACCAGGGAATGGAGGTACCGCTGGATGAGGAGCACAGTGTCCATGATGTAGCCGCATTGCTAAAAGAGTTTCTCAGAGACATGCCCGACCCGCTGCTGACCAGAGAGCTTTACACAGCCTTCATCAACACAATGT TGTTGGACTATTCAGACCAAGAGAGCGCCATCCAGCTCCTGATATTTCTGCTTCCTCCCTGTAATAGCGACACACTGCAgtgcctcctccacttcctggCCACTGTGGCTGCACATGCTGAGGACAGCATTGACGAGGAGGGACGGGAG GTGACAGGAAACAAGATGACCTCACTCAATCTAGCTACTATCTTTGGACCCAACCTTTTGCACAAGCTAAAGAACTCAGACAAAGAGTTTGTGGTCCAGAGTTTTGCCCGTGCAGAGGAGAGTACAGCCATTATCAGTGTGGTCCAATGGATGATCAACGCATATGATACACTCTTTATG GTTCCCGCTGATCTACAGAATGAGGTTCTGATGAGTTTGCTAGAGACTGATCCCGATGTTGTAGATTACTTACTGCGGAGGAAGGCCTCTCAGTACTC aagccccagcctTCGGAGATCAGAGGAGTCCTTTtctcctgcagagagacattTATCCAGTGACTCCAACAAAGCATCTAGTGGAGAGGTGTCTCCCTATGACAACAACTCCCCTGTCCTGTCAGATCAACTGCTGC AGGCTCCAGCTGGACATTTCTGGGAAGCCTGGCATGCAATGCTGAGCAAAGACTCAGCCGACCATCAGATCACTG GTTCCCATGGGGATGTGTCGGAATGCGAGTCCTATGGATCGTCAGAGGGCCTCAACAGTCACCAAGGTAACAACAAGCTGCCTGTCAGACGAACGCAGACCTCATTGGGTTTGCCGGAGCGCAGGCCACACCTCCCCGTGACTCGCAGCAGCAGTGGTCCTCATGAccagagaggacagagacagcaggAATCATCATTACATCAGGGGCTAAgcggccaatcagcagccatGAGCTCAGAGGACTTAGCAGGAAGGACAAGAcaccctgcctgtctcaccATCAAGGGCAGGGCAGGTGGTTGGGCTCCCCTTAAGTACTCTGGACCTCTTAGAGAAACCCATATTTCTCACTCCACACCCTCCCTCTCCATGTATCATCCTGGAGGTCTCAACACACAAGCCCCACTACAGTCACCACAGGGCAGCAGCCAGACCCCCCAGAGTGTGGATCCAGGGTCTGCCTCTAATCTCGAGGAAGGAAAGACCCCCAACACTCCAGACATGCAGAGCGAGAGGTGGCATATATGGCAAATACTGTCAACGGATAATCCAGACGCCCTGCCGGAAACCTTAGTGTGA